One window of Caloenas nicobarica isolate bCalNic1 chromosome 7, bCalNic1.hap1, whole genome shotgun sequence genomic DNA carries:
- the PRLHR gene encoding prolactin-releasing peptide receptor, whose amino-acid sequence MMNSDNLTSQSFLSAIHSNTSNLFSGLQFVQSFKPLIIPCYSLVVFIGVIGNYLLIYVICKTKKMHNVTNFLVGNLAFSDMLMCATCVPLTLAYAFEPRGWVYGRFMCYFVFLMQPVTVFVSVFTLTVIAVDRYYAMVYPFRRRLTIPICAYILAGIWLLSCTLAAPALVHTYHAEFPELDFSICEEFWFHMKRDRLAYAYSTLIITYVLPLAVISLSYLRISVKLKNRVVPGNVTQGQAEWDRARRRKTFRLLVLVVAAFGVCWLPLHIFNMIKDIDISLIDKQYFNFIQLLCHWFAMMSACTNAFLYAWLHDSFRGELKKMFAWRKKKIGPTTNCIMASVVL is encoded by the coding sequence ATGATGAATTCGGACAATTTAACCTCCCAAAGCTTCCTCTCTGCGATTCACAGCAACACCAGCAATTTATTCTCAGGGCTCCAGTTTGTTCAGTCCTTCAAGCCACTCATCATCCCCTGCTACTCGCTAGTGGTTTTTATTGGTGTCATTGGGAATTACCTTCTCATTTACGTTATCTGCAAGACAAAAAAGATGCACAATGTCACCAACTTTCTGGTAGGCAACTTGGCTTTCTCAGACATGCTTATGTGTGCAACCTGTGTACCCCTGACGCTTGCCTACGCCTTCGAGCCCAGAGGATGGGTGTACGGAAGGTTCATGTGCtactttgttttcctgatgCAACCCGTCACTGTCTTTGTGTCCGTCTTCACCTTGACTGTCATAGCTGTGGACAGGTACTATGCCATGGTGTACCCGTTCCGCAGGAGGCTCACGATCCCTATTTGTGCTTATATCCTGGCTGGTATTTGGCTGCTGAGTTGTACCTTGGCTGCCCCAGCCTTGGTCCACACTTACCACGCAGAGTTCCCAGAACTGGACTTCTCCATCTGCGAGGAGTTTTGGTTCCACATGAAAAGAGATCGCTTAGCTTACGCCTACAGCACACTCATCATCACCTACGTGCTGCCTTTGGCTGTCATCTCTCTGTCCTACCTAAGAATCTCAGTCAAGCTGAAAAACCGCGTGGTCCCAGGGAACGTCACCCAGGGTCAAGCTGAGTGGGACCgagcaaggaggaggaagactTTTCGCTTGCTCGTCTTAGTGGTGGCAGCTTTTGGAGTCTGTTGGCTGCCCCTGCACATCTTCAACATGATAAAGGACATAGACATCAGCTTGATTGACAAGCAGTACTTCAACTTCATCCAGCTGCTGTGCCACTGGTTTGCGATGATGTCTGCTTGTACCAATGCCTTCCTCTATGCCTGGCTCCACGACAGCTTTAGGGGggagctgaagaaaatgtttgcctggagaaagaagaaaattggaCCCACTACAAACTGTATCATGGCCAGTGTGGTGCTGTAA